The window TATTTATAACAAAGTAACTTTGAACAAAGACATAGGGTTGGTAAAGGGGCGTGACAGCAGGCACAGTCATGGTGTGCTCGGCTGGTGGAGACTGGGAGAGAGGGCTGCtctgcagagggagggagggagagaggaggaggaggaactactggaggaaaaaaagttaaagtaaaaaTGGCTTCCTTGTCTTTGGAGTCCACAGAACAATCTGAAAACAGCACGGACGAGCCGACAGTCGCCGAGTACAAAGAAGAGCAAGACCCGGTGCAAGTCTCGGAGCAGTTACTCCAAAGTTTCCAAAAGTCGGCTCTGAGTTTTTCCACTGACCAAGTCTCATGTCTGTGCGAGGCCCTTCTGCAGGCGGGCAATGTGGATCGCCTGTGGAGATTTCTATCCACCATACCTCCTTCGTCCGAGCTGCTACGTGGCAACGAGACCCTGCTCAAGGCCCAGGCACTGGTGGCTTTCCACCGTGAGGAATTCAAGGAGCTGTACGCCATCCTGGAGAGCTACGACTTCCACCCGTCTAACCATGGGTTCCTGCAGGACCTGTACCTGAAAGCCCGCTACAAGGAGGCGGAGAGGTCCCGGGGCCGCAGCCTGGGCGCAGTGGACAAGTACCGGCTCAGGAAGAAGTTCCCTTTGCCCAAAACTATCTGGGACGGAGAGGAGACGGTGTACTGCTTCAAAGAGAAGTCCCGAAATGCATTGAAGGAGTGCTATAAGAGCAACAGGTACCCCACTCCGGACGAGAAGAAGAACCTGGCCAAAGTCACCGGGCTGTCCCTCACACAGGTCAGCAACTGGTTCAAGAACCGCAGGCAGAGGGACAGGACCCCGTCCGGGACCCACAGCAAAAGGCAAGAccagcaaacacatttatagAACTGTATCTGCTTTGTGGAGTGAGTTAGGTGAAGTCATGATCCAGCATCCAGGCGACAGCTGTCTGAAACTTCCCATTGTTTATTCCAGAGCTTGTTACCTTGTGTTTATGACATTGTTATTAACACAAACCAGTCCCTGAAACTCCCAGACCAAACCTTAATAGTAAACAAAGACCTGCAGGCCCGCTGCACATGGCTGCACATAAAGAGTATGCACACATTAAACTTCAAAAGAGCAAAACtaacaattaaaaacactgcTTCATGTAGAAAATATGGCCAGGGGAGCTGACATTTGACAGCAGTAAAGCCACCCAGGTCTGAGACCAGGAGCATGTTGCTTTGTTATGAAATGTGAGATCCAGGCACCCACCATGGCTCAAGTTTCCTGAAACCCTGCACCGCTGCCTGGGGCCTGCAGGGTGACTGAGGTTAGAGTAAAAGCTCTATCAGGGGAAGGTAGGGAGAGAAAAAATCCTCTTTAAGCTGCTCTCACACAGGCTGAAATCTCAGAGTTTTGCAGCCACTATTAAACCGAGCAGGGGGGAAGGCAAGTTGTGAGGAGATAAGAGAGAATACAGCAGGAGTTATCTTATCAGAGGGTTTGTGGTGGTCTGGCAGACAATCTGAAGGCGGCTATACATTAAACAAGGACACGCCCTGAAAGAGGAGTCTAGGAATCTGATCAAGCTTTTGCTCTAAACTGATCCACTGTAGGATGAAATGGTAAAGATGACCACAAAAGGTCAACAAGGATCAATACAAATAACTAAATGTTTGGTATCTTTACGTACGTCATAAGTTAACCACTAAAAATCTGTTCTATAATAAACTAGAAGAAAGTTTTATCATTCATTTAATCTAAACATGCAACATGTCTAATGTCTGGTGTATTTTCTCCAGTTACTTTAGAAATAGATGATatttagaaatgtttttatttaagttaAGAAATCATGTGCTGTGCATAGCCACTTGCACAGCACACTTTTTTGTGACTGCCAAAACGATTAAACAATTGAATCCTAcccttcaaacaaacaaacttacgagcaaacaaaaacaagacaaaataaattaaataaataaatatgtagcAAGTCACCAGTAGTCACTGTAGTGCTGGGCAGAATGATCGACCAACTGCGTCACCTCTTGGAGTATCTAGTTTGAGTGTTTTACATTGAATTGCCCATTGAATGCATCGCCTTCAGGGGCTCACAGTGACAGCACATAGAGTTAACATCATTcaggaaattaaaaacagtacactgatttattcagaaaagtttttaaattgaTTGCTGACTTGAATCATGGATGTTATTATGAAAATGCTacttatatcttcatctttacaTAGCctgattatatttatttattgatttaaaggtccagtatgtaggatttaggggcatctattggcagaaattgtatataatattcatagctatgttttattagtttataatcacccgAAAAGAAGACTTGTATttattacctcagaatgagccatttatattttcatacaGAGGAGGTCCTCTTACACGGTGTTGCCCATGTTGCTTTGCAGTAGCCCaggaacaaaccaaacactggctctacattGGGCCCTTTGTGTTTTTGCCTCAGCCATTGTATTAACACTTTTCCACCAAAACTAGCGTGTGTACGtaggttttttaaacacaggaaacCCCGGTAAATAAAAGCTATAGAACCCTCTCTCTTATTGCCATTAGACTAGagcctgttttttgtttgttgtgtcatGTTCAACATCACAGGCAGGGAGGAAAACAGATGAGTAAActgtagaaagcagcatgacGGCCTCTGAAGATATTACAGTGGATAattctttttatatatctccTACTTTATACAgtttctctttcaaacttggtgcaAGCTAATTTGGAACGATGTTTGAGTGCTTTCTGGGCGGAGACAGAAGTCATTTTGTGGTGGTATGTTATTACATCTTGCCAGTAAAGGAGCTAAAACTAGCGAGTTCATCCCGGGTGTTGTAATTCCATCACTGCCGATCAGAGCCGGAGCAGATAAAtacctgtaaccactgtgtaaTTATATGTCCCAGGTGTTAATGCTGATTATAGCCTTTCCCATGACATACAAAGCCAGATGTTAacaggtgttagtgggtttgTTGTGCTGTGGAAAGGGGGCTTTTTTTCTTGCTTGCTTTTCTTGCGTCAGTGCcactaaatcatacacactggacttttaattaCCAGACTCAATACATATTTTCAAATTGCAAACCTGCAGATGCTTCAGAGTTGGCTTAAAGACATTTTTGCCAGAAATCACAAAGTCACCCTAAAATTGAACATTTAAATATCGAACAGTTATTGAATATTTTGCACTTATCACATAATAAAATCATCCATTATTATTACAGATAGTACAGGGAGAATTTTGTTTGTCTGAGGATCTCTGGACTATTTTTGTAAACCAGAAATGGTAATGTATGATAACTTTAAATGTCCTACTGAGTTGCACTTCTAAACatgaagatgggtgtggtggtgAGACAATATATCATGATTACTATTTTTTATAGGAATATATGTGTAATAGCTGTTTTGTAGCCTGACTTTGATGCTGTAAGACATTACATACTCAAAGTCAAATGattataaatgcattttaaaagctATATTAATTCTGTTCAACACATTTCACACATACTACATATTTATGTgattacattttttgaatggTTTACTTTGAGAAGTTAAAAGTATTTCAATTTTACTGCAAAGTAAAATGCCAAATTTAAAGGTTTCTCAGTCCTCTACACGATATCACAATATCAAATTCTACCATTGTGACTcggaattaaataaattatcagACCAAAACCTAAGTGAAAATTGATGCTGAACAACCAGATGCCATCAATATGAATAGTGACGGGAATCAAGAACTGGTTCTAGTAGAGGAATCGGTTCCACATCCATCTGAATCGTATGCCTCTGAGCTTATCAATTCCTTAAGTCCAGGCCGGCATGTTTTTCTATTTATTGTGCATTGTAAAACTATGATGTGAAACTCATGCATCTACACTGTTGGAAACTCACAAAAAGGAGTCATGGCAAAGAGGAAGAAACCGTTCAAAGCACGACTTCATTTCATGAAGTAAGATGACAGTAGTGCTGCTTGTAtgtaaaatgattattttaaatagagacaacaacaaacatgcctTATGttcagccatcttggttttttggagacagaagtgactatatttgggtgagagggtggagctatggAGGAGTGacgggtggatctgactgagaagccgaggacattatcggcagacagcctgtcactcaaagtggcccacccttaattatgcgtaattttaagccttaataaaatcttatcagttcccATCTCTGAAGATAAAGACGTTTGTGCACAGATACTCCTTGTTTTTCGTGTAGATCGCCTAATGTCATAAACTCAAATACTTTAAAGGATTAGCATATTACAAAGGGAGAAGATGTTGGTGTTTCTAAGTGTTCAAGTGCACTCAGGTTGAGCGCTGACCCTCTAAATACAACCACTTTTCTCTTATTTGACCCATTTATTTCTTCATTCCAGTGAGTCTGATGGGAACCACAGCACTGAGGACGAATCGAGCCCCATGGACGATGCCCCTGACAAACCAGAGGAGGTTGCCGGCTCCACAGCCTccatcatctctctctctgccgtCCCCTGCAGCACTGGAGGCCAGCTCATCCTAAACGGGTCTGGTGGCTTCCTCACAGCCCCCCAGTCGTTATTACTTAATGGAAACTCCCTGATCTCCAGCACCGGTGCTGGTGTCATAATTAATGGGCTAAACTTGGGCGATTGCCAGACAGTCACACTGAGTCCTGTTGCCACCAACTCTCCTTTGATACTGAACGGGGCTCAGGTAATCACCAAACCTAGTATCAGTGTGCAGCAACAGCCAGTTGTTTCTATGGCACAACAGGAGGTTACGGCCATGGAGGCCAAGCCAGGTAGTCTTCCAGCAGTTGTTCTTAGCACCAACAACACACCAGTCtcaaaccatccatccatcatctctcctcctctgcacacCAAAACAGGAAGCGGCAATGCGATGGATTTCATCAGCGTCCCTGATTCAGAGGGCAGCAGCCAGACAgtatcttcttcttcatctttatcCCCCTCCTCACCAACTCTGTCCTCCCCAACCAGTCTCCCCTCACTAGTCTTAACACAAAACCCCCAGCGCCAGGAGACTCTCACCCTCCCCGCCTCGATGTCGTCTGCAGGCATGGTTATCTCCACCTCTGTCTTCGCCACTGCTGGCTCCCACTTAAACGCCTCTAGCTCTGTGGTTTCCTCCAGCAACTCCACCCCTCAGGTTTTCTCTCTGCCCCAGGTTGTGCCTTCCATCCAGGGTATACCAGtatcccaactggtccagcacTCTTCAGGAGCCCAGGTGTCCCAGTGCCCTCAGTTGGTCCCAGTATCCCCCCTCACTTCACCAGCTCCTCAGTTCCAAAACCAGACAGTGAACACAAGCAACAGACTGGTGCAACAGCAGCAGGACGCTTCAACATCTCTGTCTGAAGGTGCCACAACCATAGTCTCTATCTCACAGCTAACCAACAATCAGCTCCCACAGCGAACGGTACACCAACTGGGGGACCAAAGCACAAACTCCACACCCAGCAAAATCCAGGTCCCACAGGTCATTTCCATCTCTTCCCCGACACAAGTCGTCCCAGTCCCCCAGGCCAAAGGCACCACACCAGCACAGTTAGTCCCCCTCTCCATGCCTCAGCTGGTCCCAGTCTCACCCATCCAAACGTCTTCCACCATCTCTTTCCCCCAAGTGGTACCGGCCAGTCCTTCTCTCTCCATCCCCTCTGCTGGAGTGCCCTTACAGATCCTGTCTTCAGCTCCTGCAGGGGTCACACAGGGTCCTCTCAGGATAAACCAGCTAAGGCCCATTCAGAGTGTGGGTCAACCAGCAACCAGCGTGGCTCCGGGTGTGCAGCTCCTCAACTCTGGGATCATTCAGCttccctctgctcctccagGTACACTGAATTCAATAGATATTTGTGGATAGACGAGATAGAAGATATTTGTGGATAGACGAGAATGATTAGAtgaatgacagaaaatgaaccggcaactgttttgataattaagtgtttttaagaTTAATTTTGGGGGtgattttgcctttaatgacaggacagctGTAGATAGACAAGAAAGGTGGGATGACATGTAGCAGAGGGCCATTAGCTGGAGGCGAACCTGTGCTGTTGCAAAGGGCTCAGCCTGTATAGGGCGcatgctctaccaggtgagctagaggaAGTGCTTCTATAACTTTTGAAGCAAATTGCGAAAAAGTTACTGCTTCTAGCCTctaaaatgtgaggatttttttttttgtcatacatgATATTAAACTGAATATGTTTGGGATTTGGACTATTAGTCAGATAAAATAGGCAAGTTAAGGACATGGAATTGAGAAATGATTGTACAATGAGcagttttcaccattttctggcaTTATATAGACTAATGGACTGATGGAGACAACAATGAGCAAATCAATGGACATAAAAAAAGTTACTTGCAGCTGTAAAAGCAAATTAATTcgtcaacatttatttatttggaaagAAACAGTATTTTCTAAACAGTCTAATTGTTTGATACTGACCTTTTTTAGCACCAATGTAGGTAATAATTATGTCATTACATGGATTAACTGATGCTGAGTCACTTG is drawn from Epinephelus fuscoguttatus linkage group LG5, E.fuscoguttatus.final_Chr_v1 and contains these coding sequences:
- the six5 gene encoding homeobox protein SIX5, translated to MASLSLESTEQSENSTDEPTVAEYKEEQDPVQVSEQLLQSFQKSALSFSTDQVSCLCEALLQAGNVDRLWRFLSTIPPSSELLRGNETLLKAQALVAFHREEFKELYAILESYDFHPSNHGFLQDLYLKARYKEAERSRGRSLGAVDKYRLRKKFPLPKTIWDGEETVYCFKEKSRNALKECYKSNRYPTPDEKKNLAKVTGLSLTQVSNWFKNRRQRDRTPSGTHSKSESDGNHSTEDESSPMDDAPDKPEEVAGSTASIISLSAVPCSTGGQLILNGSGGFLTAPQSLLLNGNSLISSTGAGVIINGLNLGDCQTVTLSPVATNSPLILNGAQVITKPSISVQQQPVVSMAQQEVTAMEAKPGSLPAVVLSTNNTPVSNHPSIISPPLHTKTGSGNAMDFISVPDSEGSSQTVSSSSSLSPSSPTLSSPTSLPSLVLTQNPQRQETLTLPASMSSAGMVISTSVFATAGSHLNASSSVVSSSNSTPQVFSLPQVVPSIQGIPVSQLVQHSSGAQVSQCPQLVPVSPLTSPAPQFQNQTVNTSNRLVQQQQDASTSLSEGATTIVSISQLTNNQLPQRTVHQLGDQSTNSTPSKIQVPQVISISSPTQVVPVPQAKGTTPAQLVPLSMPQLVPVSPIQTSSTISFPQVVPASPSLSIPSAGVPLQILSSAPAGVTQGPLRINQLRPIQSVGQPATSVAPGVQLLNSGIIQLPSAPPGNLLLGGSPYLSVQQGKLILTIPAGIQLTSLPLKPVPEAPPISANGVSSVLTSSTPPAALTTSGLTPSGLTSSPLNFINTSPPYGAPETGTPAQPSPHALDHSVTPTPNTLTPESMLTLSPMYSGATPSTQLSQPAWSPVPLSTSASLTLFDVRSKGDLPVDPALLGLPGGESLLLGSPSSEQDVEASSALGNPEEMDGDSKILTQLQSVPVDDDLGL